One genomic segment of Deltaproteobacteria bacterium includes these proteins:
- a CDS encoding DUF4159 domain-containing protein, with product MHRRRFVQLIAQTAFGSTLLPKLTFANHPNEKRPLQFVFAQIKYRGGDWNPHPLSVTPLMEELMARTSVEAATVRHEVTLTDKDLFNYPFLYLAGKYEFDPFSADEIDNLRRFLSYGGFMLIDDALGQPGYGFDKAVRRELQKIFPTNELKRIPSGHAALRSYYLLRRIGGVRIASPNLEGIAIGNSTPVIYCQNDLSGAWERDQLGKWTNACAPGGEAQRKDAFHLGINIILYAMTENYKDDLIHVPFIRKRLTR from the coding sequence ATGCACCGCCGCAGATTCGTCCAACTGATAGCGCAAACAGCCTTCGGCAGCACGCTTCTGCCAAAGCTAACCTTTGCCAATCATCCCAACGAAAAACGCCCGCTCCAGTTCGTCTTCGCGCAAATCAAGTATCGCGGCGGCGATTGGAATCCGCATCCGCTTTCAGTGACGCCGCTGATGGAAGAGCTGATGGCGCGCACCAGCGTCGAAGCGGCCACGGTGCGCCATGAAGTTACATTGACCGATAAAGATTTATTCAACTATCCGTTTCTCTACTTGGCCGGCAAATACGAGTTCGATCCGTTCAGCGCCGATGAGATCGACAACCTGCGCCGGTTTTTGTCCTACGGCGGCTTCATGCTCATCGACGACGCGCTCGGCCAACCCGGCTACGGCTTCGACAAAGCGGTGCGCCGGGAACTGCAAAAAATATTTCCTACTAACGAATTAAAACGTATTCCCAGCGGCCACGCGGCGCTGCGCAGCTACTATCTTTTACGCCGCATCGGCGGCGTGCGCATCGCCAGTCCGAATCTGGAAGGCATCGCCATCGGCAACTCGACGCCGGTGATTTACTGTCAGAACGACTTGAGCGGCGCCTGGGAGCGCGACCAGCTCGGCAAGTGGACCAACGCCTGCGCCCCCGGCGGCGAGGCTCAACGCAAGGATGCCTTTCATCTTGGAATTAACATCATTCTCTACGCCATGACCGAAAACTATAAAGACGACCTGATTCATGTGCCCTTCATCCGCAAGCGGCTGACGCGCTAA